The Panthera tigris isolate Pti1 chromosome A1, P.tigris_Pti1_mat1.1, whole genome shotgun sequence region AGTTATTCATTAAGCTATTCAATTATTTTGTGCagtttaatgtgttttattttataataaaggctttaaaaaaacaccatatgcaaagttaaaagacaaattgggaaaaatatttatatttcgtATATGAACAAAGGATTAATTTTCCCCAAACATAAAGATTACCTCCTGGAAACTGCTAAAAATACCAACAACCCAGCAGGAAAATGAAGCATGGACACAGTTCCCATCACAGGAAATACAACTGGACCTTCAAAAATTAAGAGGGTTGGTCTCACTTCTGTAAAGATaaaggaaggtttttaaaaatctgaaaggtCTTTTCCTGGAGTTCCCTTCCTAGAGTTCCCTTGAAAATCTAAGTCAaatcttttttactttctggCTTAAAACCTGTCAAGGACTGCCTATCTACTCgggtgtttgtgttttttattgaCATGGAATCATGCTGTCCCGATCTGTTAtccatgtttggttttttttcctacatcaAAATCAGTTTTGAGAATCTAGTGAAACTGAAGCACCCATTTTTTGCCCTCCCCTGCCACTAGCTGGATAGTATTGCATCTTGTAAAGAAACTGCAGCTGATATATCCACGAGGATGTTCTGGTTATTTACTAATATGAACTAACCTAACAGCTTTGCCCTCTGCCCCACATGACTGTGTCCTAGGAGAATACAAGCCTAGAAGTGGTTTCACAGTAGTGACTTTCAACATCAATCAGTTTGCCTCTTCAAACTTTCACATCTAACAAAGCTGAAAACATGCAAACCAGAGAAATTTTAAGTAGTAGGGATTAGCTGGGAATAGGGGCAGGGGCAATCTGTGAAGGAGGAAGGCCTGAGATAAGGTAGCCAGCCACATGAAGGAACAGCTGCGCTCACTCCTCTGTCTCTGGTCACAGGTCAAGCAGACTCAGGCTCCAGCTGCTTGAGTTTTTCCTGGAGCCCCCGGAGCTGGCTTCGACCCCAGTCAATGCGGATCTGAAGGGTGGCCATGTCTGCAGCCAGCTGCAGGCCTAAATGAAGAGATACGATTGTCACCATGGTATCTGTGATGTGACACATGACTCAGGGGACATCCCCAGGGACTGGAAAGGCTCCAGAACTCTGGCCTCCATGCTATTCCTAAAATATTCCAGGAAGAGCCTTGCATTGGCTACTTCAGAACTTCACCAGACACACAAAATTCTACCTCTTCAACAGACCTCCTTGACCCCCTTACTATCACCCATCAAGAACTAAAAATTCACAGATCATAACACTGTTGCAtgccctcatttccttccttctttccttcattatcACAGTACTTCActgttctctccctctatctgtaTTCTCTGCCTCCAAGAGTGCTCCACATCCTGGATCCACATCGAGGTGGCTTTTGCCTGACGCCTCTATTAAGTCATCTGGGTCCTCCATGCTACCTAGTCCACTGGCCAGTTCAGTCTTCAGCCTACCTGCCTAACAGCAGAGCTGGCCATGCATCTGATCACCTCCCTCCAGGAagcactttctcttcttttcttctggggTCCCTTACCCTCTGGGTGATGCTCCTGCCTCACCACTGcttctcagtctcctcatctggtTTCTCCCCTATCTCTTCCCATCTCCTCTCCACACTCCAAGGCCCTCTGCTGATCTCAGCTTTAATGCCGTGTGTCAGCAGCTTGAGAATTTAAACACCAGTGTCATGCAGTGGGCTCCCAAATCGCTCTTTCAAGGCCAGGTCTCTTCCAGACTCCAGATTGCGTGTGCCCAGACACCTGATCAAAGTCTCCACCACCCAGCACTGGGAACACACTCACACCCAACTCCTGACTTTACCCTTGCTGCAACTCTGCAGCCCTCTCACAACAGGTGAGGGCAGCTTCAGTCCCCAGGTGGTCTGGCTCCGGTGGAATCCCCAGGTGGAATCTAGGGGCTCATTCTtcactcctctccttcccttactCTCAGATTGATCTATCAGCAAATCCTGTGGCTTTTACTCTCAAAACGGACAGGTTCCCACCACTTACCCCCTCCTTCACAGCCTTCACCTGTATCTCAAGCATGGCTGCTCCCTGGCACCTGCTTCCTCCCtttgctcttgtcttttcccaccCAGTACCCACAACTTTCCTACCACTCTGTGGGTCCAGTGCACCTCCCTCTGTTCAGAGCCAAAGTCCTCATCAGGGTCTACACAGCCTCAAATCACCTGGCCCAGCccccctctgacctcagctcctGGCATTACCCCTTGCATTAATTCCACTCCAACCTATTGGCTTCCTCTCTGCCATCTCAAACACCATCTCATCTCAAAGCATTTGCCCTGGCTAATACTTTTGCCAACAACACCAGTCCCCCAGATCACCCACAAAGTTCTCTCCATCTCTTCAGAGAAGCCTTTCCAGACCACCCTTCATAAAATAACTCCTCTACCCACTCCTGTCCAACTCCATCCACTGTACCctatcttatttttccataaCAATCCCCTACCTGGTATTATGTATAGGGCTTACTTATTTACttgcatgttctctttctcccctcaaCAGAATAAACATTCCATGAGGGGTGTTTATCCCTTTTGTTtcctgctgtatccccagcacctagcatggGCCTGGAACACTACCAACAGCCAgcaaatgctttttgaaaaaacagCAGGTGTACAACAAAAGTCTGCTGGAGAAAACCTGGAAAACCCTTTGCAGATTAAGCGCAGCCGTGTCATGGCATTAGTGCTCAAGTCCTTCCAGTAGAGGATCCACTCACCCTCCCGGAAGCTGGCTTGGGCCTGCCGTAGGCTGTGAGGAACCAGGATTCCAAACCAGTTCAGAGGGTCCCGGAGGGCTGGGAAGGACTCTGGCTCTGGGGTTCTGGTGAGACCCTTGCGTCTTCGCAAAGCTGGGTAAAGAAAGACTGGAGGTTGGGGGTTTCATTAAGTATTCCTTGTCTTCTCAGTGACAATGTTGAACTTGATCTGAGCTCATGATCCTGACAAAAACCGATGGTTGGAAAAGTCCCCCAACCATTTATGTTCCAGAAAGCAGCTTACCATAAAGAACAACCCTTCCCTTTGTGACTCAGATGAGAGGCCCTGACCACTCTTTCTCAAGACTCTCATAACATCAGCAAATGACCCCCTTGTTAACCTGTGACAGAACCACACTGACTTTTCTCATTTGCCTGAACATGCTGAAAGGCCAGACAGAACCTCCAACTCCCCATTCCTCTCGTAAGTGATTGCGATTAGAATTTTGTCCCTCTAAGGTAGTTAGacatataaacattttctgtCCAACTGACTGAAACCTACCCTGATTGCAAAACTATCACAACTGTAAAGGACCTCATCTGAAACTTGTCTACCCTGCTGAGACATTCTGATCCTCCAATCTGGGCCGCTCTCTCCATCGCAACACCCTTAATAAAATCATCTCCTCAATTATCCTGtacattttgtttttgacatCTGGAGAGCGCCCAGGCGGGAagaagcgggggagggagggggacccACCTGCCTCTCGGGGCCCCACCTCCTCTGGAGTCTGGGCGCTGGCTCTCACCAGCCAGAACCTCTGGAGTCCGTCCTGGGCCTCGCTGAAGAACGAGAAGGTAGGGTCGACATTTGGAGGCCCCAGCCTGGACCCAGCCTGGACCCCAGCGCCCACCCGCTCCAGCATGCACAGCTCCTCACCTGGTGTAGACGCAGACCTGGGGCTCCATGAGGGAGGCATACTGCAGGGGACCTACCGATTTGGCACCCATAGAGTAGCGAGCTTTGGAGAGCGAGAGCCAGCCCTGAGATGAGAGGAGAGCGGTGAAACTCAGTTTACTTCCGCATGCCCTctcgccctccctccccagcctcccacctcctccacccGAGCGTTCAGTGCCGCCCGCTTCGCCTCCAGTTCTTCCAGGTCCTGGAACAGCTGCAGAAGCAGCGAGTCCAACTCCGCTCGTAGGTCCGGCGCAGCCATCGGCCCAAGGTACTGAGGTCTGGAACCAGCCTCTTCCCAGGTCGTCCAATCGCCGTTCGCCATGCCGGCATGACAGCCAATAGGCCCCCGAGACCCACCTTCAAGGGGCGTTCCCAGACGTGGGCCTAGTCTCCCGACGTTTAGAGGTCGCAGGGTAGTCGCTTCTAAAGGCAAGCGCGCCTAGAGCAGCGGCACGGAACTGATTAGCCGGTTTCTCTGAAGTAGGCCAGCCTACCGAACAGCCGGCTAGAATTATGGGTAGTTCTGAGTTCCTTCTGGCGACGGCTGCATTTTAAAAGTAGGGCTATAGCTGTGGCGATGGACGAGGCAGCCATTTTAAGGGAGGAAGGGTTTCAATTCCCGGAACCCGGAGGCGAGCCTCTGGTCTACCGCTGTGCTGCTTTTACAGTTGCTGGGTCATTTAAGGCCGCcagttatgaatattttaacGGTTCGTCATCTTAAAATTGGGCATCCTGCACAGCAGTGAAAAGTAGCGAAGTCACACACAGACATCTTTATTAACTGCTATCCTGTGGGACAACACTTTGACGCCAGCCTATTGGCTGCTCCAGTGAGCATGCGCTTCCAGACTGGCCAATCGCCTTGCGACTTCCACCCCACCCTTCACCATCTTAACATTGGGCGCTTCTAGCAGTAGCAGAGTCTAGTGAAGCTTCTGGCTACCTTCTTGGTTGAGGGCAGAATCGAGGGTGGAGCTGCGCGGGCTGAGCCGGCAGATTCTCCGGGACCCACGTGGAAGCCGCGCTCAGAATGGTAGGAGGAATGTTTGAGCTCCTGTTTTTGATGTTGGGGGTTCGCGGAGGGCTGGGGATGGTTCCTGGACTTGGGGCGGGTGGCCCTCGGGGCGCGGCCGTGTGTGGCTAGAAAGAGGTCGACCGGACCCGCTGTTCCCTAGCTGCGTCGTGAGGCCCGCCTTCGCCGGGAGTACCTGTACCGCAAGGCACGCGAGGAGTCGCAGCGAGCCgcccaggagaagaaagagaaggttcGGCGCGCGCTCGAAGGTATGCCGGTCGCCGCCCCTAGGCAGCTCTAAACACGTCATTATAAAGACCAttggtttgcattttaaaaccCAACGGAATAAAACCCTTTTATTAGCATTTCTTAGTGTGGCTAAAACACTGGGCCGTTTTCCTTGCCTGTTGGGTCTCCTGTTGGTTTGCAGATGCCCCTTGCGTGATGGTATGAATTACTTACATTTGTGCTGCAGTATCCAGATTTTACAGTTTGCCTATTAATTTTGTTTACAGTGTGTTCTTAccaaatttaaattctttacGTTGTCCTATAGATATTTTACCTCCCGCTCCCACcgcccttatttttctttttgctacctTCAGTACAAGGTAGCAAGAATATCTTACTGTCTTAGTATTGTTATGATtcccttgttttttaaaactgttaaattgcagagaacttaattttatttgagttgtTAATTAGGATCTAACTTTGCAgtattttctccactttttttaaaaaagtattttctctgctttttactTGTCATACTAATGAAGAGTGTTACAGATGCCTAATGGGAAGTCCCGTATCCATCCCTATTTTCTTGGTTCTTGTGTGGATGGaactttgttttctattctgATAGTACTTTAGCTTAACAcctctaattattttaaattcactttgaTTTTCTTATGGTTTAGACAGAAAGTGCgtatgttttgtatatatatgtttgcatTAAGCATTGTGTTAAACACTTGTGACCTATCTGCccacattagaaattaaaaatgctcaaTATATTGAAATTCAAGAATATTTACCCCAACTCAGATAACCACAACATTGAATAGTGTTTGAAAATAaaccatttccttgtttttctttgtgcttatGTCATACTTGTTTGTATCCCTAAATCATATGGCTcgatttttagttttaaatgtaatttttaggtTGTATGTATTCTTTCACAGCTTTATATTTTCACTCAGCATTGTTTCTAAGATCAGTTGAGTGTAGTGGGGGCTCCCATTTCCCTGTGCTTGGTATTGAGCTTATTTTTAGTTTGGGGCAGTTAAGAACAGCACTGCTGCTATGAACCTTTTCTTCCATGTGCAAGAATTTCTCCAGGGCATATTGGAAAGAAATCTTGGGTCCAAGGGCATGTTCATATTCTGTACTTCAGCTCTGCCTACAGCCCAGCCCTTTTGCCAAGTACAGCTTTAGTTCACAGAAGAAACCTCTGACCCAAAGCATCAAGATTAGCagtttgggggcacttgggtggctcagtcggatttaagcatccgacttcagctcggttcatgacctcacagtctgtgagttccagtcccacctcaggctctacactgagtatGCAGACCCTGCAGGATTAGCAGTTTTGTTATCAGAGGGTTTCAGGATTTCTGGTCCACCTTTGTACAGAGCACTCTggatttattctttaaaaaaattagtttgttaatttttttctaattacaaaaaCAGTATATACTTGCgattaaatatttgtagaaagcCCTCAAACCATGAAACTCAGGAACAAGAAACAACCTGTAACCATTGTTAACGGGTTGGCATGTAAGACAAATTGTTttgtctttcccttcctcctgccaaAAAATCATGAATCTTCTTTCTGCACAGAAAGGAGTAAAAAAGGTACTTTTTCATCAAGTCTGTACAGTTTTTGTAAGCCACAGTGTTGTTCAAATGAAGGATCCATGCTTGTGTCTTACTCAGCCCCTCTGTCTTCCCCCTGCAGAGAACCGCCTGATTCCTACGGAGTTACGCAGGGAGGCTCTGGCCTTACAGGGATCCCTGGAGTTTGATGATGCCGGTGGTGAAGGTGAACTTTCCTGACACTGGGCCAGCTTTTCTCCCTGCACTTGAGCCTGCTGGCTTCCATGTCATTCCTCAGACACCTTGAAGGAAAGGCTCTGCAGCTCCTGCTCCCAAAACTCTCCCAAGTGCCCTCATGGCTCTGCACAGATGGCACCTCAGAACAGCTCTTCTTTACTGCTCccaattccatttatgtaacacaTACAATATTATCCCACTTTCTGTTTTGTCTGTTGTTTCCCTTACTAGAATAGGAACTCTGCCAGGGCAAGACAGtgtccattttgttcactgcCATGTCCCCAGCTCCTGGTACTTCCTTGGCATCCACATGTTTCATTCGTTGCgttattcaacagatattaaaGTATCAAAGACATAAATTTTTGTTATGAAGGAAAGGAGTCTGTTACCTTTGGCCTAACAATCTGGACTTGTGCTAGTATGGTAGCAACTAACCCTGTgtgataaatataattaaaatgaactaaaattaaatcatatttaaaaacttaGTGCCTCAGTCACACTTGTGTTTGTGATCAGTGTGGCTGGGGAGCCACCTTCCTGCCCAGTGCAGGTGTGGAGCATTTTCATTGTCGAAGGTGTTACCAGACAGTGTTGCTCTAGACAGATTCACGCTCCCTCGAGTTAGCGTTTTACTTCCCAAGGCGATGTCCTGTTCTTGCCCCTCATGCTCCTGACAGGTGTGACCAACCACATGGATGATGAATATCGATGGGCAGGGGTTGAGGATCCTAAGGTCATGATCACTACCTCTCGAGATCCCAGTTCTCGCCTGAAGATGTTTGCAAAGGTACCAGTAGTGGGGAGCAAGTGGGAGATGCTAAGGCACTAGTGGTCCCAGTCCTAATTCTAGTGTGTTCGTGTGCAGGAGCTGAAGTTGGTGTTCCCGGGTGCCCAGCGCATGAACCGTGGCCGGCATGAGGTGGGGGCACTGGTGCGAGCCTGCAAAGCCAACGGGGTCACTGACCTGCTGGTTGTCCATGAGCATCGAGGCACACCTGGTAAGTCTGGTGGGCAGGCACCAAGGTGTCTGCTGGGGTTGCTGGGGTGACCGTCTGAGAGCAGAGTGGGTCTCTGACGGCCTGCCTGGCCCCGCCAGTGGGGTTCATTGTCAGCCACCTGCCCTTCGGCCCCACTGCTTACTTCACACTGTGCAATGTGGTCATGCGGCATGACATCCCTGACCTGGGAACCGTGTCAGAGGCCAAGCCTCACCTCATCATGCATGGCTTCTCCTCCCGCCTAGGCAAGCGGGTGAGTCTGGGTCCAAAGggtgagggctgggggcagggagttCCAGGCTGGGCATTTGCCgctctccttccctctgaccCAGGTCTCTGACATACTCCGTTACCTGTTCCCTGTGCCCAAAGATGACAGCCACCGGGTCATCACCTTTGCGAACCAAGATGATTATATCTCCTTCCGGTGGGTCCATGGGCTGGCCTTAGAATGGTGTCCTGACTTTTGTGTCCCTCTGCTGTTTATTGTCGACCCACATCTGCCTCCTGTCTCCCCtcatccctgccctgcctcccctcgCCCCAGGCACCATGTATATAGGAAGACCAACCACCGCAGTGTGGAGCTGACTGAGGTTGGGCCTCGCTTTGAACTGAAGTGTGAGTTTGGGGATTTACTCTACTTCTGGTCAGGGATGGGGAGGAAGTCTGGCAGTATAGATGACAGTGTTCCAATCTCCATCCCCCCAGTGTATATGATTCGCCTGGGCACGCTGGAGCAGGAGGCCACCGCAGATGTGGAGTGGCGCTGGCACCCGTATACCAACACCGCACGCAAGAGGGTCTTTCTGAGTGCTGAGTGAGCCCACTCACTGAAAAGGACATAGACCTGGatcctggaggaaggg contains the following coding sequences:
- the IMP4 gene encoding U3 small nucleolar ribonucleoprotein protein IMP4; the encoded protein is MLRREARLRREYLYRKAREESQRAAQEKKEKVRRALEENRLIPTELRREALALQGSLEFDDAGGEGVTNHMDDEYRWAGVEDPKVMITTSRDPSSRLKMFAKELKLVFPGAQRMNRGRHEVGALVRACKANGVTDLLVVHEHRGTPVGFIVSHLPFGPTAYFTLCNVVMRHDIPDLGTVSEAKPHLIMHGFSSRLGKRVSDILRYLFPVPKDDSHRVITFANQDDYISFRHHVYRKTNHRSVELTEVGPRFELKLYMIRLGTLEQEATADVEWRWHPYTNTARKRVFLSAE
- the CCDC115 gene encoding coiled-coil domain-containing protein 115 isoform X1 — encoded protein: MAAPDLRAELDSLLLQLFQDLEELEAKRAALNARVEEGWLSLSKARYSMGAKSVGPLQYASLMEPQVCVYTSEAQDGLQRFWLVRASAQTPEEVGPREAVFLYPALRRRKGLTRTPEPESFPALRDPLNWFGILVPHSLRQAQASFREGLQLAADMATLQIRIDWGRSQLRGLQEKLKQLEPESA
- the CCDC115 gene encoding coiled-coil domain-containing protein 115 isoform X2; protein product: MAAPDLRAELDSLLLQLFQDLEELEAKRAALNARVEEGWLSLSKARYSMGAKSVGPLQYASLMEPQVCVYTSEAQDGLQRFWLVRASAQTPEEVGPREAALRRRKGLTRTPEPESFPALRDPLNWFGILVPHSLRQAQASFREGLQLAADMATLQIRIDWGRSQLRGLQEKLKQLEPESA